A genomic region of Phragmites australis chromosome 2, lpPhrAust1.1, whole genome shotgun sequence contains the following coding sequences:
- the LOC133908605 gene encoding uncharacterized protein LOC133908605: MLLRLTSAHPAPSTARWRPPGRARPATRLRRGHAAAFSADGAGTPSSPLQYDPLADLLGLDNSPSRSQNTAPVAEKGKLRSWVGPNGQYYRELPCPSCRCRGYTPCNECGIDRSSLDCPMCNGKGIRVCVQCGGECVIWQESIDEQPWEKVRSSSPLKVKEDDEVDRLEIKINTPKRSKRTYPSPSPEVAMKISRSLRSLNAKTGLFTKRMKIIHQDPKLHAERVAAIKRTKGMTAARMHASETQKAFFRNPENRLKRSIAMKGVKFYCSKCGQEGHRSFYCPTARKVSGRVQFRCRLCGGKGHNSRTCGRPKSEKEQRKPRHCSQCGEKGHNRRNCPRSTDVEFGASGYVVSKVNDPNSGIYSCSFCSEKGHNRQTCPKRKATLGK; the protein is encoded by the exons ATGCTGCTGCGACTAACGAGCGCCCACCCCGCGCCGTCCACCGCCCGGTGGAGGCCGCCGGGGCGGGCGCGGCCGGCGACGCGGCTCCGCCGCGGGCACGCTGCCGCTTTCTCGGCCGACGGCGCCGGCACTCCGAGCTCTCCG CTCCAGTACGACCCTTTGGCCGACCTCCTCGGCCTGGACAACAGCCCCTCACGCTCACA GAATACAGCTCCGGTTGCAGAGAAGGGTAAACTGAGGTCCTGGGTCGGTCCAAATGGGCAATACTATCGCGAGCTGCCCTGCCCTAGCTGTAGGTGTAGAGGTTACACTCCATGCAACGAATGCGGAATAGATAGATCAAGTTTGGACTGCCCTATGTGTAATGGCAAG GGCATTAGGGTGTGTGTGCAATGCGGTGGAGAATGTGTGATATGGCAAGAATCTATTGATGAACAGCCCTGGGAGAAAGTTCGGTCAAG TTCTCCCTTGAAAGTAAAGGAAGATGATGAAGTCGACAGGTTAGAGATAAAGATCAACACTCCGAAAAGATCGAAACGTACTTATCCATCACCATCACCAGAAGTTGCCATGAAGATTAGCCGATCTTTAAGA AGTCTGAATGCTAAAACAGGATTGTTTACTAAGCGCATGAAGATTATACACCAAGACCCCAAACTGCATGCTGAAAGAGTTGCTGCAATCAAG agaacaaaaggaatgACTGCTGCAAGAATGCATGCTTCTGAAACTCAAAAGGCATTCTTCAGAAATCCTGAGAATCGTCTCAAAAGAAGCATTGCCATGAAAG GGGTGAAATTTTACTGCAGCAAATGTGGACAAGAAGGACATAGAAGCTTCTATTGTCCAACAGCGAGGAAAGTTTCAGGCAGAGTGCAGTTCAGATGCCGGTTATGTGGGGGCAAGGGGCATAATAGCCGAACATGTGGAAGGCCAAAGTCAGAAAAGGAGCAACGGAAGCCTCGGCACTGCAGCCAATGCGGTGAAAAGGGACACAACAGGCGTAATTGCCCCAGATCCACTGACGTGGAGTTTGGTGCTTCAGGTTATGTGGTTAGCAAAGTTAATGATCCTAACTCAGGTATTTATTCATGTAGTTTCTGCTCAGAAAAGGGACATAATAGACAAACATGCCCAAAAAGAAAGGCTACTTTAGGAAAATGA